The Candidatus Bathyanammoxibius amoris genome includes a window with the following:
- a CDS encoding tetratricopeptide repeat protein, whose protein sequence is MASNEGLKYEEIGDWDNAIRLHKEALRINPNNETARLNLAGAINNKGVEYDNRKEYENALKLYEESLRINPNNAVTRKNILLVKSRIVNKKGIEYYEKRDYDSAISRFEEAIKVNPEHQTARDNLKEAKERKKEQGEAETRRLREQRFEAQLEEERLAKQKREEKERLEEQKLKEAKHRVNNMLDSLAKKFDISPPVGASKSSSSSGLSLMGPTTRLFEKGTKGSAPVDLRLIPPDKPVVVHPEDVKGTGPGNYTKEVAKQLNEGDIAGARADAARITGSFEKAWAYQRIARAQAQAGDTAGARETLELARKSAEKVEDSFAKALVYGELDKAELDVNDPAGAQQRRQEETRRQAMQMYLAGEKENISRIENDAERAWAYQSIARAQAKAGDTAGARESLELAKKSAEKVEDSFVKALTYRELGRAEFDVNDPAGAEQRRLEEAQREYTQRAFAEQRQEAARIENDFERAWTYQKMAREQAQAGDTAGARETLELAKKSAEKVEDSFVKALTYRELGRAEFDVNDPAGAQQRRLEEAQREYTQRAFAEQRQEAAR, encoded by the coding sequence TTGGCAAGCAATGAAGGTCTTAAGTACGAGGAGATTGGTGATTGGGATAACGCCATAAGATTGCACAAAGAAGCGCTAAGGATTAATCCGAATAATGAAACCGCCCGTCTAAATCTCGCAGGCGCCATAAATAATAAAGGTGTTGAATACGATAACAGGAAGGAATACGAAAACGCCTTAAAATTGTACGAAGAATCGCTAAGGATTAACCCGAATAATGCAGTCACCCGCAAAAATATCCTACTGGTCAAAAGCAGGATAGTTAATAAGAAAGGTATTGAATACTACGAGAAGAGAGATTATGACAGCGCTATAAGCCGTTTTGAAGAAGCGATAAAGGTTAATCCGGAACATCAAACCGCCCGGGACAACCTAAAAGAGGCCAAAGAGAGAAAGAAAGAGCAGGGGGAGGCAGAGACAAGACGGCTTAGAGAACAAAGGTTTGAGGCCCAGTTGGAAGAAGAGCGGCTTGCAAAGCAAAAGCGCGAAGAAAAAGAACGCCTAGAGGAACAAAAGCTCAAAGAGGCAAAACATAGGGTGAATAATATGCTTGATAGTCTGGCAAAGAAGTTTGACATCTCACCCCCCGTTGGCGCCTCTAAATCCTCCAGCTCGTCCGGCTTGAGCCTAATGGGGCCTACAACACGCCTCTTTGAGAAGGGCACCAAGGGCTCTGCCCCCGTTGACCTCAGACTTATACCTCCAGACAAACCCGTAGTCGTCCACCCTGAAGACGTTAAGGGTACAGGGCCGGGGAACTACACGAAGGAGGTCGCCAAGCAGCTTAATGAGGGTGACATAGCGGGTGCCAGGGCAGACGCAGCCAGGATTACGGGCAGCTTTGAGAAGGCGTGGGCCTACCAGAGGATAGCCCGCGCACAGGCCCAAGCAGGGGACACTGCCGGCGCACGTGAAACCCTTGAGCTGGCCAGAAAGTCCGCCGAGAAGGTAGAAGACAGCTTCGCAAAGGCGCTGGTCTATGGGGAACTTGACAAGGCGGAGCTTGACGTCAACGACCCGGCGGGGGCACAGCAGAGAAGGCAGGAGGAGACACGAAGGCAAGCTATGCAGATGTACCTGGCGGGTGAGAAAGAGAATATCTCCAGGATTGAGAACGATGCTGAGAGGGCGTGGGCCTACCAGAGTATAGCCCGCGCACAGGCCAAGGCAGGGGACACTGCCGGCGCACGTGAATCTCTTGAGCTGGCCAAGAAGTCCGCCGAGAAGGTAGAAGACAGTTTCGTAAAGGCGCTGACTTACAGGGAGCTTGGCAGGGCGGAGTTCGACGTCAACGATCCGGCGGGGGCAGAGCAGAGGAGGCTAGAGGAAGCCCAAAGGGAATATACGCAGAGGGCTTTTGCGGAGCAGAGACAGGAAGCCGCCCGGATTGAGAACGATTTTGAGAGGGCTTGGACTTACCAAAAGATGGCTAGAGAACAGGCCCAGGCAGGGGATACTGCCGGCGCGCGTGAAACCCTTGAGCTGGCCAAGAAGTCCGCCGAGAAGGTAGAAGACAGTTTCGTAAAGGCGCTGACCTACAGGGAGCTTGGCAGGGCGGAGTTCGACGTCAACGATCCGGCGGGGGCACAGCAGAGGAGGCTAGAGGAAGCCCAAAGGGAATATACGCAGAGGGCTTTTGCGGAGCAGAGACAGGAAGCCGCCCGG
- a CDS encoding porin, with amino-acid sequence MRLGKQVSACGLVFATLLLSPILIVAAGLTDTEIGEFRALLEERRLGTPEVKSGPFTDKEASVLRGLLDRFKGVTFGGYINNYYQYESVDPPAGDSRAIPPMLYNKQVNSFTVKDIELWLYKDAPDPGDVGFKITLDWGDRARHLTPAGPVRDDTAVQPNPPGTPTGGRQTTFSQAYVTWNIPVGKGLTAKFGKFPDWVGYEQPFSIWNPNFSASYISKIVPARSTGVWLSYDVTDRFFADYYFTNTTGTFVNNNKSFSHGIKLRYSPPDLAFFKNADITLDTMWGPEHASNNSDWYQIYDLTIAFSPLDKLRLVTDSNWSYDPAGIVRPSGRVKKDNNAWGVAQYFIYDYTDNIEFVLRGEYYWDQENLQRLSGGSGASLAEVTGTINLRLRENVLIRPEIRYDKVISVPNGPSHIWQGKNKNVTGSIAVSYQF; translated from the coding sequence ATGCGTCTGGGTAAACAAGTATCCGCGTGTGGATTAGTTTTTGCGACGTTACTCCTTTCACCCATCCTCATTGTTGCCGCCGGGCTTACTGATACTGAGATTGGAGAGTTCCGGGCGCTCCTGGAAGAAAGAAGACTGGGAACGCCTGAGGTTAAATCCGGGCCGTTTACTGATAAGGAGGCATCCGTGCTGCGGGGCTTGCTCGACCGGTTCAAGGGCGTAACGTTTGGCGGGTATATTAATAACTATTACCAGTATGAGAGTGTTGACCCTCCCGCGGGGGACAGTCGCGCCATTCCGCCGATGCTGTATAACAAGCAGGTGAACTCCTTTACGGTAAAAGACATCGAGCTCTGGCTCTACAAGGATGCACCGGATCCCGGTGACGTTGGATTCAAGATAACGCTTGACTGGGGAGACAGGGCCAGGCACCTTACCCCTGCTGGACCCGTACGTGACGATACTGCCGTTCAGCCCAATCCTCCCGGTACACCAACCGGCGGCAGGCAGACAACCTTTAGTCAAGCCTACGTTACATGGAATATCCCTGTTGGCAAGGGACTTACTGCAAAATTCGGCAAGTTTCCCGACTGGGTAGGCTACGAGCAACCTTTTTCGATATGGAATCCCAATTTCTCGGCCTCCTATATAAGCAAGATTGTGCCCGCCAGAAGCACCGGTGTCTGGCTCAGTTATGATGTCACGGACAGGTTTTTTGCCGACTACTACTTTACCAACACTACAGGTACGTTCGTTAACAACAATAAGAGCTTTTCCCACGGTATTAAGTTAAGATATTCTCCGCCGGACCTTGCGTTCTTCAAAAATGCCGACATAACCCTGGATACCATGTGGGGACCGGAACATGCGAGCAATAATTCAGATTGGTATCAGATTTACGATTTGACAATTGCATTTTCCCCACTCGATAAACTAAGATTAGTCACAGACAGCAACTGGAGTTATGACCCTGCGGGGATTGTGCGGCCATCGGGGCGTGTAAAGAAGGACAATAACGCATGGGGCGTGGCACAGTACTTTATATACGACTATACCGACAACATTGAATTCGTCCTCAGAGGCGAGTACTACTGGGACCAGGAAAATTTACAACGCCTTAGCGGCGGCAGTGGCGCGTCACTGGCGGAGGTTACCGGCACGATAAACCTGAGGCTGCGGGAGAATGTCTTGATCAGGCCGGAGATACGCTACGATAAGGTAATAAGTGTCCCTAACGGACCTTCACATATATGGCAGGGCAAGAACAAGAACGTTACGGGTTCAATCGCCGTGTCTTATCAGTTCTAA
- a CDS encoding glutamate decarboxylase yields MLHKKSDIHKLEGDRLVLTPTYALSELNRPVPKYRMHEEEMLPQTAYEIVRDELMLDGNSRLNLATFVTTWMESEAKQLMVEAFDKNMIDKDEYPQTAEQELRCVHMLADLWNIPDAGNSIGCSTIGSSEACLLAGLALKWKWRERMKARGKPDGRPNIVMGANAQICWYKFCRYWDVEPRCVPCEGDRFILDAGEAIKLCDENTIGIVVIMGSTMDGRYEPAKEVNDGLEKLNAKTGWEIPIHVDAASGGFVAPFIHPKLEWDFRLKWVKSINVSGHKYGLVYPGVGWVVWRDEEELPQDLIFNVNYLGGEMPTFALSFSRPGAQICAQYYNFLRLGKEGYRRIMESCRDTALFLSGEIARMGPFELVSDGSDIPVFCWKLKEQTNYSLFDLAEKLRDRGWLVPAYAMPANREDLVVQRIVVKHGFSRDMAYMLLDDIRRHLKHFASQPGRTPKKSGTHFHHNH; encoded by the coding sequence ATGCTTCACAAGAAATCTGACATTCACAAGCTGGAAGGTGACCGGTTAGTGCTCACGCCTACTTACGCTTTAAGTGAACTGAACAGGCCGGTTCCGAAGTACAGGATGCATGAGGAGGAGATGCTGCCGCAGACAGCGTATGAAATCGTGAGGGATGAGCTAATGCTGGACGGCAATTCCAGGCTCAACCTGGCGACCTTTGTTACCACCTGGATGGAGTCGGAGGCCAAACAGTTGATGGTAGAGGCGTTCGACAAGAATATGATTGATAAGGACGAGTATCCGCAGACGGCCGAACAGGAGCTGCGCTGTGTGCATATGCTGGCGGACCTCTGGAACATTCCCGACGCGGGCAACTCCATCGGCTGCTCGACTATCGGCTCGAGCGAGGCCTGCCTTCTCGCCGGGCTGGCGTTGAAATGGAAGTGGCGCGAACGGATGAAGGCCAGGGGCAAGCCTGACGGCAGGCCCAACATCGTAATGGGCGCGAATGCCCAGATATGCTGGTACAAGTTCTGCCGTTACTGGGACGTTGAACCGCGTTGCGTTCCCTGTGAAGGAGACCGCTTTATTCTTGACGCCGGGGAGGCGATTAAACTCTGCGACGAGAATACTATCGGCATAGTTGTTATCATGGGGAGCACTATGGACGGCAGGTATGAACCTGCGAAGGAGGTCAACGACGGGCTTGAGAAGTTGAACGCAAAGACGGGCTGGGAGATTCCTATCCACGTAGACGCGGCCAGCGGTGGTTTCGTTGCGCCGTTTATTCATCCGAAGCTGGAGTGGGATTTCCGTCTGAAGTGGGTAAAATCCATAAACGTCTCAGGACACAAGTACGGGTTGGTCTATCCGGGCGTGGGATGGGTAGTCTGGAGGGACGAGGAAGAATTGCCGCAGGACCTCATTTTCAACGTCAACTACCTGGGCGGGGAGATGCCTACCTTTGCCCTCAGCTTCTCGCGGCCCGGTGCCCAGATATGCGCGCAGTACTATAACTTCCTGCGGCTGGGCAAGGAGGGGTACAGGCGTATTATGGAGTCGTGTCGTGACACGGCATTGTTCCTGTCCGGCGAGATTGCCAGGATGGGGCCGTTTGAGCTCGTTAGCGACGGCAGCGACATACCGGTTTTTTGCTGGAAGTTGAAAGAACAGACCAACTACTCATTATTTGATTTAGCGGAGAAGCTTCGTGACCGCGGCTGGCTCGTACCCGCTTACGCCATGCCGGCAAACCGGGAAGACCTTGTTGTCCAGCGGATTGTCGTTAAACATGGTTTCAGCCGGGACATGGCCTACATGTTGCTTGATGACATTCGCCGGCATCTCAAACATTTTGCGTCGCAGCCGGGCCGTACACCCAAGAAATCCGGTACGCATTTCCACCATAATCACTAA
- a CDS encoding APC family permease, with protein MTGKPSPVEHRISVFKLMMISTAFIISIRNFPIMAEMGFHLVFFTLIAAVLYLIPVALVSAELATGWPQRGGVHVWVREAFGERWGFLAIWLQWVQMLFAGVAILSFIAASLAYVYDPELAKNKVFLCAVILIVYWALTFANLFGMKVSGLISTVCLICGVFVPSAMLFIFAAIYLIGGNAPQISLSFTEQNVVPDFTDIRSMALLAGFILGFAGLEVSAVHANEVKNPHRDYPVAMFVTAIIVFCLYILGGMAVAVVIPQKDISLVAGIMETFAIIFKKYHISWLIPFVAILVGCGAIGQASTWIVGPVKGLLVTAESGGLPPLLQRVNKKGIPIALIILQAALVSLFGLVFLFIPGINASYWMVVDLAVMLYLIMYVLMFLAAIRLRFSEPNVHRAYRVPGGKAGMLICAGIGLFTSIFTFIVGFFPPEQLKTGSVFIYDLSLGVGVLAMVAIPMCIYHFRKPSWVAKPHASQ; from the coding sequence ATGACTGGCAAACCATCTCCCGTAGAGCACAGGATTAGCGTATTCAAACTAATGATGATCTCAACGGCCTTCATTATTAGTATACGTAACTTTCCGATAATGGCGGAGATGGGTTTTCATTTGGTCTTCTTTACGCTGATTGCGGCAGTGCTGTATCTGATTCCCGTCGCCCTTGTCTCGGCAGAACTCGCCACGGGTTGGCCGCAGCGGGGGGGCGTACATGTCTGGGTGAGAGAGGCCTTTGGCGAACGATGGGGATTTCTTGCCATCTGGCTGCAGTGGGTGCAGATGCTATTTGCCGGGGTGGCAATACTTTCCTTTATTGCCGCTTCCCTTGCCTATGTGTATGACCCGGAGTTGGCAAAGAATAAGGTTTTTTTGTGCGCGGTTATCTTAATCGTGTACTGGGCGTTGACGTTCGCCAACCTCTTTGGGATGAAGGTCTCCGGATTGATAAGTACGGTATGCCTCATTTGTGGCGTATTCGTGCCGTCTGCCATGCTTTTTATCTTCGCCGCAATCTATTTGATTGGAGGCAATGCTCCCCAGATTAGCCTGTCCTTTACCGAGCAGAACGTGGTCCCTGACTTTACCGATATTCGCAGCATGGCACTGCTGGCGGGTTTCATCCTTGGCTTCGCCGGTCTTGAGGTCTCGGCAGTCCATGCCAATGAGGTAAAAAACCCTCATCGCGACTACCCCGTTGCGATGTTTGTGACGGCCATTATTGTGTTTTGTCTTTACATTCTGGGAGGCATGGCCGTTGCTGTAGTGATACCGCAGAAAGATATCAGTCTGGTTGCAGGGATTATGGAGACCTTCGCGATAATCTTTAAGAAATATCACATTAGCTGGCTTATCCCCTTTGTCGCTATCCTGGTCGGGTGTGGCGCGATAGGACAGGCCAGCACCTGGATTGTGGGTCCCGTTAAGGGCCTGCTTGTTACCGCCGAAAGCGGGGGCCTCCCGCCCCTCTTACAGAGGGTAAATAAGAAGGGCATACCCATAGCCCTGATCATTCTTCAGGCAGCCCTAGTCTCGCTGTTCGGATTGGTGTTCCTTTTTATACCTGGCATAAACGCATCTTACTGGATGGTGGTTGACCTTGCCGTAATGCTGTACTTAATTATGTATGTCTTGATGTTCCTTGCCGCCATCCGCCTGCGCTTCTCGGAACCGAACGTCCACAGGGCCTACAGGGTTCCTGGCGGCAAGGCCGGTATGTTAATTTGTGCGGGTATAGGGCTTTTTACCTCAATCTTCACGTTCATAGTCGGCTTCTTCCCGCCGGAACAGCTCAAGACCGGTAGTGTCTTTATTTACGACCTGTCTCTGGGCGTGGGTGTCCTCGCCATGGTGGCTATCCCCATGTGCATCTATCACTTCAGGAAGCCAAGCTGGGTGGCAAAACCTCATGCCTCTCAATAG
- a CDS encoding porin, which produces MYLGRWVSLRILALVLFLFTPLRVIGAELTDTEIGSFRALVEERRLGPPEVKGGPLTGEETSVLRGLLDRFDGVGFGGFIANYYQYESVDPPAGDQNAIPPMDIAVQVNSFTVNNIELWLFKGAPEPGDIGFNISLDWGDFARRITQNGPVRDDTAVQPNPPGAPTGGRQTTFSEAYLLYNLPVGKGLTVKFGKFPSWIEFESWVPLWNPNFTNSYIDVYGAIGTVTGVGLGYPVTDRFTANYYFINSFDTFVNNNKSFMHGLQLDYNPPDLAFFKDININLDTLWGPDHESNNSDWHQVYNLEFSFSPLDKVVLITNSIIHSEPKGIKQPSGKIKRDNHMWGVAQYLIYDFTDRIGLAFRGEYYWDHDNMGELAGGTAGASLAEVTGTLNLRLRERVMVRPEVRYDKIISVDNGPAHIWQGHNKNVTGLIAVTYEF; this is translated from the coding sequence GTGTATTTAGGAAGGTGGGTGTCCCTGCGTATATTGGCGCTCGTACTGTTTCTATTTACACCGCTGCGAGTCATTGGCGCCGAGCTTACTGATACTGAGATAGGAAGTTTCCGTGCGCTCGTGGAAGAAAGAAGGCTGGGGCCGCCTGAGGTTAAAGGCGGACCGCTTACCGGGGAAGAGACGTCCGTGCTGCGGGGTCTGCTCGACCGGTTCGATGGTGTGGGGTTTGGTGGTTTTATAGCGAATTACTACCAGTACGAGAGTGTTGACCCTCCCGCGGGGGACCAAAATGCCATTCCGCCGATGGACATTGCCGTTCAGGTGAACTCCTTTACGGTGAATAACATCGAACTGTGGCTTTTCAAGGGTGCTCCCGAACCCGGTGATATCGGGTTCAATATAAGCCTCGACTGGGGCGATTTCGCCCGGCGCATAACCCAAAATGGTCCCGTACGTGACGATACCGCCGTTCAGCCCAATCCTCCCGGTGCGCCGACCGGTGGAAGGCAGACGACCTTCAGCGAGGCTTACCTCCTGTACAATCTTCCCGTAGGTAAGGGTCTTACCGTAAAGTTCGGTAAATTTCCGAGCTGGATAGAGTTTGAGTCCTGGGTGCCGCTCTGGAATCCGAATTTCACGAATTCCTACATAGACGTTTACGGTGCTATCGGCACCGTTACGGGTGTTGGCCTGGGTTACCCCGTTACAGACCGGTTCACGGCCAATTACTACTTTATCAACAGCTTTGACACGTTCGTCAACAATAATAAAAGCTTTATGCACGGGCTTCAATTGGACTACAATCCACCCGACCTTGCGTTCTTTAAGGATATTAATATAAACCTCGATACGCTGTGGGGCCCTGACCATGAAAGCAACAACTCGGACTGGCATCAAGTCTACAACCTGGAGTTCTCTTTCTCTCCGCTCGACAAAGTTGTCTTGATTACGAACAGCATCATTCACAGTGAACCCAAGGGGATAAAGCAGCCGTCGGGCAAGATAAAGAGGGACAACCACATGTGGGGCGTGGCGCAGTACCTTATATACGATTTCACCGATAGGATTGGCCTTGCTTTCAGGGGAGAATACTACTGGGACCATGATAATATGGGAGAGCTTGCCGGCGGTACCGCCGGTGCTTCCCTCGCAGAGGTTACCGGTACGCTGAACCTGAGGCTCCGGGAGAGGGTCATGGTCAGGCCGGAAGTGCGTTACGACAAGATAATCAGTGTCGATAATGGGCCGGCTCACATATGGCAGGGCCATAACAAGAACGTTACCGGATTAATCGCTGTGACATATGAGTTCTAG
- a CDS encoding cyclic nucleotide-binding domain-containing protein: MQEGELLGTVYNDGDVILEEGARSREMYIVQSGKVEIIKKVGDKEAVLTTLDEGGIFGAISMIDAKPRTATVRAVGETRVLGVDQLEFLRMAKADPALTQRILISMGNRIREQNDKLCMTLDRLGTIMEELAELREFFHIR, translated from the coding sequence ATGCAAGAAGGTGAACTCTTAGGAACAGTCTATAACGACGGTGATGTCATTCTCGAGGAGGGTGCCAGAAGTAGGGAGATGTATATAGTCCAGTCCGGGAAAGTGGAGATAATAAAGAAGGTTGGCGACAAGGAGGCGGTATTGACCACTCTGGACGAAGGCGGGATATTTGGCGCAATCAGTATGATCGATGCAAAGCCTCGCACGGCTACCGTCAGGGCGGTCGGTGAAACAAGGGTACTCGGGGTCGACCAGTTAGAGTTCCTCAGGATGGCAAAAGCGGACCCCGCACTTACGCAGAGGATTTTAATTAGTATGGGTAACAGGATAAGGGAGCAGAACGATAAGCTGTGTATGACCCTGGACAGGTTAGGGACGATTATGGAAGAACTTGCAGAACTGAGAGAGTTCTTTCATATCCGCTGA
- a CDS encoding TIGR04283 family arsenosugar biosynthesis glycosyltransferase, whose translation MTERAETISVIIPALNEADTIAATLKAVTEQRWRSGRSEVIVVDGGSRDRTREIAGPYARVIEGKRGRAAQMNMGVRHASGDILLFLHADTVIPQGAFEEIAEGLKRPGVTAGSFRLRFDTSRPFLGFLTFFTRFGWWWARYGDQGLFLTRKTFEKLGGFKDIPIMEDVDIIRRLRRRGRLHIIQDPVVTSARRYLDRGIYRQHFLNLFLFAAYFCGVSPERLKKLYDDAR comes from the coding sequence TTGACTGAACGTGCAGAAACAATTTCTGTCATAATACCGGCGCTGAACGAGGCGGACACGATTGCGGCCACGCTGAAGGCCGTTACGGAGCAGAGGTGGCGCTCAGGCCGTTCTGAGGTGATTGTGGTGGACGGCGGGAGCCGCGACCGAACGCGTGAGATCGCAGGCCCGTACGCCAGGGTAATTGAGGGCAAAAGAGGCCGGGCCGCCCAGATGAACATGGGCGTAAGACACGCCTCCGGGGATATACTGCTCTTTCTCCATGCCGATACAGTCATCCCGCAAGGCGCGTTTGAGGAGATAGCTGAGGGGCTTAAAAGACCGGGGGTGACGGCCGGCTCGTTCAGGTTGAGGTTTGACACCTCACGTCCGTTTCTCGGATTCCTGACCTTCTTTACCCGCTTCGGCTGGTGGTGGGCCCGCTACGGCGACCAGGGGCTTTTTCTCACCCGAAAGACATTTGAGAAACTCGGCGGCTTTAAGGACATACCGATAATGGAAGACGTGGACATAATACGGAGGCTCAGGCGGCGCGGCCGCCTGCATATAATCCAGGACCCTGTGGTAACGTCCGCAAGGAGATACCTGGACAGGGGCATCTACAGGCAGCACTTTTTGAATCTCTTCTTGTTTGCAGCCTATTTCTGCGGCGTGTCACCCGAGAGACTAAAAAAGCTGTACGACGACGCCAGGTAG
- a CDS encoding isoprenylcysteine carboxylmethyltransferase family protein, giving the protein MTEFPFLHLIVAGVIGFVSVVVGYMSAGVRNLLVFPFNVVTFSILITCTTMSRLLLPLCPQPRLAIPDAAAWGVGLTLFGTGALIIILAVWQIGLPAAASAPNRQRRLVTNGIYRRLRHPIYLGEILWPIGWAILFKALWALAVTPVWIALLLTIALLEEKRLSEEYAEKHEEYKKHVPFLLPGVFKSW; this is encoded by the coding sequence ATGACCGAATTCCCCTTCCTACATCTCATCGTTGCCGGTGTCATTGGCTTTGTCTCTGTCGTAGTGGGTTATATGTCGGCCGGCGTGAGAAACCTCCTGGTGTTCCCCTTCAACGTGGTCACGTTTTCTATACTCATAACATGCACCACCATGTCGAGGTTATTGCTGCCACTGTGTCCGCAGCCGCGCCTGGCGATACCCGACGCCGCAGCATGGGGTGTGGGCCTTACGCTGTTTGGAACGGGCGCATTAATAATAATCCTGGCGGTGTGGCAGATAGGCCTGCCCGCCGCAGCCAGCGCGCCAAACCGCCAGCGCAGGCTGGTAACGAATGGTATCTACAGGCGTCTCAGACACCCGATATACCTTGGAGAAATCCTGTGGCCCATAGGCTGGGCCATCCTGTTTAAGGCGCTCTGGGCCCTGGCCGTTACGCCTGTATGGATCGCCTTACTTCTAACGATCGCCCTTCTAGAAGAAAAGAGGCTCTCCGAAGAATATGCTGAAAAGCATGAAGAATATAAAAAACATGTTCCTTTCCTCCTCCCTGGCGTTTTCAAGTCCTGGTAA
- a CDS encoding HD domain-containing protein: MGRTFINQLKPGVKVDEVFVLKSKVVRSYGNGKNSIRAELADKTGSIAAVMWDVDVNQIESFGTDGFLRVQGEVGEYNNKPQLKITSFSRELIPPDMNDLFPSSEKDAGELMEELEGLADSVKDPHLSRLLKLFLEDEDITNRLRQCPASVSYHHAYLGGLLDHTVSVTKLAAKTADHYHNFLDRDLLITGMILHDIGKLRELSYKAGFQYTDHGRLVGHIVTGVLMVEEKAAKIKDFPAELLDRVMHIILSHHGEVDTNSPRMPMIAEALAVHYLDNLDAKLQGFSRVVAESQDPENNWTAYHRMFGTMLYKGGKAS; the protein is encoded by the coding sequence ATGGGCAGAACGTTTATCAATCAACTAAAACCCGGCGTCAAAGTAGACGAGGTCTTTGTACTCAAATCGAAGGTGGTGCGGTCCTACGGCAACGGGAAGAACTCTATACGTGCCGAACTGGCCGACAAGACCGGCAGCATTGCCGCCGTGATGTGGGACGTAGACGTCAACCAAATAGAGTCCTTCGGGACAGACGGCTTCCTAAGGGTCCAGGGGGAGGTCGGAGAATATAATAACAAACCGCAGCTGAAGATAACGAGCTTTTCTCGGGAACTTATCCCGCCCGATATGAACGACCTGTTCCCGTCTTCCGAAAAAGACGCCGGGGAGTTAATGGAAGAACTCGAAGGGCTCGCCGACTCGGTCAAGGACCCGCACCTCTCCAGGCTCCTGAAACTCTTTCTGGAGGACGAGGATATAACCAACAGGCTCCGCCAGTGTCCCGCCTCGGTCAGCTATCATCATGCCTATCTCGGGGGCCTGCTGGACCATACCGTGTCCGTGACCAAGCTTGCTGCGAAGACCGCCGACCACTACCACAACTTCCTTGACAGGGACCTCCTCATCACGGGCATGATACTCCACGACATCGGCAAGCTGCGGGAACTTTCCTACAAGGCCGGCTTTCAGTACACCGACCACGGACGCCTGGTGGGGCATATCGTAACCGGAGTGCTTATGGTCGAGGAGAAGGCCGCAAAGATAAAGGATTTTCCAGCCGAGCTGCTTGACCGGGTCATGCACATCATACTGAGCCACCACGGCGAGGTCGACACCAACTCCCCCAGGATGCCCATGATCGCGGAGGCCCTGGCAGTACACTACCTCGACAACCTTGACGCAAAGCTGCAGGGCTTCTCCAGGGTCGTGGCCGAGAGCCAGGACCCGGAAAACAACTGGACGGCATACCACAGGATGTTCGGGACGATGCTTTACAAGGGTGGGAAGGCGTCCTGA
- the miaA gene encoding tRNA (adenosine(37)-N6)-dimethylallyltransferase MiaA — MNQPLWILTGPTASGKSDVAFHVARAMGAEIISADSMQVYRGMDIGTAKPSSEARAGVPHHLIDVVEPSESYSVGRFVRDAQQVITDVEQRGGRHLVTGGTGLYIKALREGLFSGPEADWALREELMAVAEEKGSAYLHNILKDADPGGAARINDGDLRRIVRALEVHQKTGRAISLLQREWGRDGGESSLIVLYRSKSDLHRRIEQRVDKMLEQGLVEETQRLLSHPKGSLGKQAREALGYKEVIEYLDGKLSADQMRDNIKQHTRRFAKRQMTWFRSFPRAIWMVINEGEDTKSVSKRVQRVLER; from the coding sequence ATGAACCAACCCTTATGGATTCTTACCGGGCCTACCGCCAGCGGCAAGTCTGACGTGGCATTCCACGTGGCGCGCGCAATGGGCGCTGAGATAATCTCGGCGGACTCTATGCAGGTGTACCGCGGGATGGATATCGGGACGGCCAAGCCGTCCAGCGAGGCAAGGGCCGGGGTGCCGCATCACCTGATAGACGTGGTGGAGCCGTCTGAGTCCTACAGCGTCGGCCGTTTCGTGCGTGACGCGCAGCAGGTAATCACTGATGTGGAACAGAGGGGCGGGAGACATCTCGTCACAGGCGGCACGGGGCTGTATATAAAGGCCCTCAGGGAGGGCCTCTTCAGCGGCCCTGAGGCCGACTGGGCGCTGAGGGAGGAACTCATGGCCGTGGCAGAGGAAAAGGGCAGCGCGTATCTCCATAATATACTGAAAGACGCCGACCCCGGCGGCGCGGCCAGGATAAACGACGGCGACCTGCGCCGCATCGTCCGCGCGCTCGAGGTCCACCAGAAGACGGGCCGTGCCATATCCCTGCTTCAGCGGGAATGGGGCCGCGACGGCGGCGAATCTAGCCTGATAGTCCTGTACCGCAGCAAATCCGACCTCCACCGGAGGATTGAACAACGGGTGGACAAGATGCTTGAGCAGGGCCTCGTAGAAGAGACCCAAAGACTGCTCAGCCATCCGAAAGGTTCTTTGGGCAAACAGGCCCGCGAGGCGCTGGGCTACAAAGAGGTCATCGAATATCTCGACGGCAAACTGAGCGCCGATCAGATGCGCGACAATATTAAACAACACACGCGAAGATTCGCCAAGCGGCAGATGACCTGGTTCAGAAGTTTCCCCCGCGCTATATGGATGGTGATAAACGAGGGAGAAGACACAAAATCCGTATCAAAACGCGTGCAACGGGTGCTCGAACGATAA